A portion of the Oryzias melastigma strain HK-1 linkage group LG1, ASM292280v2, whole genome shotgun sequence genome contains these proteins:
- the LOC112137453 gene encoding complement C3 isoform X1, which yields MRRALQLLLATLALVSLIDAGPLNLMSAPNLLRVGTAENIFVECQDCTGVDQVVTISVKNHPTKTKTLATTQVTLTNAKNFQDFGQITIPPGDFSKDPTAKQYVYLEAAFPGRTLEKVVMVSFQSGYIFIQTDKTLYTPNSKVYYRMFGLTPRMEPVERVNDAQTDTSISIEIVTPEGIVLPLEPVSLKSGMHSGDYQLNEIVSPGLWKIVVKFQSNPQESFSANFEVKEYVLPSFEVKLSSLRPFFYVDSETLEINIKARYLFGQEVNGNAYVVFGIIDQGQKKSFPDSLSRVPIENGEGNVVLKREHITKTFPDINQLVGSSIFVSVSVLTDSGSEMVEAELRGIQVVTSPYTITFKKTPKYFKPGMSFDVAVEVLNPDESPAENIPVVVTPGPVRGFTAANGMARLTINTATQDDGQQIIAKTDDPNISPERQAEATMEAKQYITNSKTYIHIGVDASEVKLGDNLKINLNLNKQPSGSKDITYLITSRGQLVKFGRHKTIGQVLISLIVPITQEMLPSFRIVAFYHPTDNEVVSDSVWVDVKDSCMGSLTLEQARPAASYEPRWMFSLKVSGDPGATVGLVAVDKGVYVLNSKHRLTQKKIWDEVEKYDTGCTPGGGKNGLGVFFDAGLLFESSTASGTAYRQEVKCAAPSRRKRASTIMDVRTTLLSQYKEDLQRDCCLDGMKDSPVSYTCERRSEYILDGQACVDAFLTCCKEMEKQQLEKKEESLQLARSESDDSYMDSNEIVTRSNFPESWLWNDIILPGCPKNTPNCESTSLTKNVPLQDSITTWEFTGISLSRTHGICVGEPLEVIVRKDFFIDLRLPYSAVRGEQLEVKAILHNYRPQIITVRIELVEEKDVCSAASKRGKYRQEVKVGAMSTRSVPFIIIPMKEGTLPIHVKAAVKDSSLSDGVEKNLRVVPPGVLVKAAETVTLDPANKGKGGEQVEILNSNIPKSNLIPNSPTSTQISVTGREQVSGLVENAISGKSMGTLIYQPSGCGEQNMIHMTLPVIATTYLDKTNQWEAVGFQKRAEALQHIKTGYTNELAYLKSDGSFAVWANHGSSTWLTAYVVKVFSLANNLVAIKKEHICDAVKFLILKAQQPDGLFTEVGKMYHGEMIGDVRGSDSDASMTAFCLIAMQESRTLCGATVNTLPSSIDNAVAYLEKRLPSLTNPYAVAMTSYALANEGKLNREILYKFISPALSHWPVPGKHLFTLEATAYALLALVKTKSFEDARPVVRWFNQQQFVGGGYGSTQATIIVYQAVAEYWTNAQEPEYDLKVDILLPGRSKPDKYEFNRDNSYATRTSKIKEINKDVKVKATGSGEAVVKMVSLYYAQPQEKESDCQKFDVSVQLLPDKNIGDEKVYKLRIEVLYKDSERDATMSILDIGLLTGFTPNLEDLKALSGGRAPIISKYEMNTALSERGSLIIYLDKVSHTRPEEISFRLQQTMEVGVLQPAAVSVYEYYEQTPCVKFYHPEREAGQLLRLCKGDECTCAEENCSMQKKGQINNDERTTKICESTETSKIEYAYKVLVEDVVHQASIDIYAMRVQDSIKEGSTDIGPMGKLRPFLSYPHCREALNLVKGKTYLIMGSSRDIHRDEKQQTYQYVLGERTWIEYWPTAEECQGDEHRDTCLGLDEMLEQYRVFACQQ from the exons atgaggagggctCTTCAACTGCTGCTGGCCACTCTGGCCTTGGTGTCTCTCATTGATGCCGGACCACT GAACCTGATGTCTGCTCCAAACCTGCTGCGAGTGGGAACAGCAGAAAACATCTTTGTGGAATGTCAGGACTGTACAGGGGTGGACCAAGTTGTCacaatttctgtaaaaaaccATCCAACAAAGACTAAAACATTGGCAACCACACAAGTAACCCTCACCAATGCTAAAAACTTCCAAGACTTTGGACAGATCACT ATCCCTCCTGGAGACTTCAGCAAGGATCCTACTGCAAAACAGTATGTATACTTGGAAGCTGCGTTCCCAGGCCGAACACTGGAGAAGGTTGTCATGGTGTCTTTCCAGTCTGGGTACATTTTTATCCAAACCGACAAAACGCTGTACACCCCCAACAGCAAAG tgtattaCAGAATGTTTGGTTTGACCCCTCGCATGGAGCCAGTAGAGAGAGTTAATGATGCCCAGACTGACACCTCCATCTCCATAGAGATTGTG ACCCCTGAAGGGATCGTCCTACCATTGGAGCCCGTCTCTCTGAAGTCAGGCATGCATTCTGGTGACTACCAGCTGAATGAGATTGTCAG TCCTGGACTTTGGAAAATTGTGGTAAAGTTCCAGAGCAACCCACAGGAGAGCTTCTCTGCAAATTTTGAGGTCAAAGAATATG TGCTCCCCAGCTTTGAGGTTAAGCTCTCTTCCCTGAGACCTTTCTTCTACGTAGACAGTGAGACTTTGGAAATTAACATTAAAGCCAG GTATCTCTTTGGTCAAGAAGTGAATGGGAATGCCTATGTAGTGTTTGGTATCATCGACCAAGGCCAGAAGAAGAGCTTTCCTGACTCTCTATCTCGAGTGCCG ATTGAGAATGGAGAAGGAAATGTTGTGTTGAAGAGGGAACACATCACAAAAACCTTTCCAGATATCAATCAGCTTGTGGGCTCCTCCATCTTTGTTTCTGTTAGCGTGCTGACAGACAGTG gCAGTGAGATGGTGGAGGCAGAGCTCAGAGGCATCCAAGTCGTCACATCTCCTTACAccatcacatttaaaaaaactccaaaatattttaaacctgGAATGTCCTTTGATGTGGCG GTCGAAGTTTTAAATCCAGATGAAAGTCCAGCAGAAAACATCCCAGTGGTTGTAACACCTGGTCCTGTAAGAGGCTTTACTGCAGCCAACGGCATGGCGAGGCTGACCATCAATACAGCAACACAGGATGATGGACAACAAATCATT GCAAAGACTGATGATCCAAACATTTCACCTGAAAGACAAGCTGAAGCCACAATGGAAGCAAAGCAATACATTACCAACAGCAAGACTTACATCCATATTG GTGTAGATGCGTCTGAAGTCAAATTAGGTGATAACCTGAAGATCAACCTAAATCTTAACAAGCAGCCAAGTGGAAGCAAAGACATCACTTATCTG ATCACAAGCAGAGGTCAACTGGTGAAATTTGGACGCCATAAAACAATAGGCCAAGTGTTGATCTCCCTCATAGTTCCCATTACCCAAGAGATGCTGCCATCTTTCCGGATCGTTGCCTTCTACCATCCCACCGATAATGAAGTGGTGTCAGACTCCGTTTGGGTGGATGTTAAAGATTCATGCATGGGCTCA CTGACATTGGAGCAAGCAAGACCAGCGGCTTCCTACGAGCCCCGCTGGATGTTCAGTTTAAAGGTCTCTGGAGATCCAGGTGCCACTGTGGGACTGGTGGCTGTAGACAAAGGTGTTTACGTCCTAAACAGCAAACACCGGctcacacagaaaaaa attTGGGATGAAGTGGAGAAGTATGACACTGGCTGCACTCCTGGTGGAGGGAAGAATGGCTTGGGTGTGTTCTTTGATGCTGGGCTGTTATTTGAGTCCAGTACTGCATCAGGAACAGCTTACAGACAAG AAGTAAAATGTGCAGCACCGTCCAGGAGAAAGCGCGCCTCGACCATCATGGATGTCAGAACCACATTAT TGAGTCAGTATAAGGAAGATCTACAGCGGGATTGTTGTTTGGACGGCATGAAGGACTCCCCAGTTTCATACACATGTGAGCGTCGCTCTGAGTACATTCTGGATGGTCAGGCTTGTGTCGATGCCTTCCTCACCTGCTGCAAAGAAATGGAAAAGCAACAGCTTGAAAAGAAAGAGGAGAGCCTGCAACTAGCCCGCA GTGAAAGTGATGATAGCTACATGGACAGCAATGAAATCGTTACTCGCAGCAATTTCCCGGAAAGTTGGCTGTGGAACGACATTATCCTGCCAGGATGCCCCAAAAATACACCCAACTG TGAATCCACTTCACTCACTAAAAACGTTCCTCTGCAAGATTCCATTACAACCTGGGAGTTCACTGGAATCAGTCTGTCAAGGACACATG GCATCTGTGTGGGAGAGCCACTGGAGGTGATTGTCCGCAAAGACTTCTTCATAGACCTCCGGCTGCCATACTCAGCTGTCCGGGGAGAACAGCTGGAAGTAAAAGCCATTCTGCACAACTACAGGCCACAAATCATAACC GTTCGTATAGAACTAGTTGAGGAAAAGGACGTGTGCAGCGCAGCTTCTAAACGTGGAAAATATCGACAGGAGGTAAAAGTTGGGGCGATGAGCACAAGATCTGTTCCGTTCATCATTATTCCCATGAAGGAGGGGACTCTTCCAATTCACGTCAAAGCTGCCGTGAAAGATTCATCCCTGAGTGATGGAGTGGAGAAAAACCTGCGAGTGGTT CCTCCAGGAGTTTTAGTTAAAGCTGCAGAAACTGTGACCTTAGATCCAGCTAATAAGGGGAAAG GCGGTGAACAAGTGGAGATTCTGAACAGCAACATTCCTAAAAGTAATTTGATTCCAAACTCACCTACAAGCACTCAGATCTCAGTGACAG GCCGAGAACAAGTTTCTGGGCTGGTGGAGAATGCCATCAGTGGAAAGTCGATGGGTACTCTGATTTATCAACCCTCTGGCTGTGGAGAGCAGAACATGATCCACATGACCCTGCCTGTCATTGCAACTACGTATCTGGACAAAACCAACCAATGGGAAGCTGTGGGCTTTCAGAAACGGGCTGAGGCCCTCCAGCACATTAAAACTG GTTACACAAACGAGCTAGCATACCTAAAAAGTGATGGCTCTTTTGCTGTATGGGCTAACCATGGAAGCAGCACCTG GTTAACAGCTTATGTTGTCAAAGTGTTTTCCTTGGCCAACAACCTGGTAGCCATCAAAAAGGAGCATATTTGTGATGCTGTGAAGTTCCTGATCCTCAAAGCTCAGCAGCCTGATGGCTTGTTCACAGAAGTTGGAAAAATGTATCATGGAGAGATGATT GGTGATGTTCGCGGCTCTGACTCTGATGCCTCCATGACAGCATTCTGCCTCATTGCCATGCAGGAGTCACGCACACTCTGCGGAGCCACGGTCAAT ACTCTACCAAGCAGCATTGACAATGCAGTTGCCTACCTGGAGAAACGACTGCCCAGCCTTACAAATCCTTACGCTGTTGCCATGACATCATATGCTCTGGCAAATGAGGGAAAACTAAACCGCGAGATTCTCTACAAGTTCATTTCTCCAG CGTTGTCCCACTGGCCTGTTCCTGGAAAGCACCTCTTTACCCTTGAAGCCACAGCTTATGCTCTACTGGCTTTGGTCAAGACCAAG TCTTTTGAAGATGCCAGACCTGTTGTGAGATGGTTCAACCAGCAGCAGTTTGTTGGTGGGGGCTACGGATCCACCCAG GCTACAATAATTGTGTACCAAGCTGTAGCAGAATACTGGACCAACGCTCAAGAACCAGAGTATGATCTAAAAGTGGATATCTTGTTGCCAGGCAGATCAAAACCTGATAAATATGAATTCAACCGTGACAACAGCTATGCTACAAGAACCTCTAAA ATCAAAGAGATAAACAAAGATGTAAAAGTGAAAGCCACTGGATCAGGAGAAGCTGTTGTCAAA ATGGTGTCTTTGTACTATGCTCAACCTCAAGAAAAGGAAAGTGACTGCCAAAAGTTTGACGTATCAGTACAGCTGCTTCCAG ATAAGAATATTGGGGATGAAAAGGTCTACAAACTCCGGATAGAGGTTTT ATACAAGGACAGCGAACGTGATGCCACCATGTCCATCTTAGACATCGGTTTGCTGACAGGCTTCACTCCCAACCTGGAAGACCTAAAAGCT CTGTCTGGAGGGCGTGCTCCGATCATTAGCAAATATGAAATGAACACAGCTCTTTCAGAACGAGGCTCCCTCATCATCTACCTGGATAAG GTTTCTCACACCAGACCAGAGGAAATCAGTTTCAGGCTGCAGCAGACCATGGAGGTGGGCGTTCTTCAGCCAGCAGCAGTGTCTGTCTATGAATATTATGAGC AAACACCTTGTGTGAAATTTTATCATCCAGAGAGGGAAGCAGGACAGCTACTGCGGCTCTGCAAGGGTGACGAGTGCACATGTGCAGAAG AGAACTGCAGCATGCAGAAGAAGGGTCAAATCAACAATGATGAGCGAACAACTAAAATCTGTGAGAGTACAGAGACCAGTAAAATTGAGTATG CATACAAAGTTCTGGTGGAAGATGTTGTCCATCAAGCGTCAATTGACATCTATGCCATGCGGGTGCAGGATTCCATCAAAGAAG GAAGCACTGATATTGGTCCCATGGGAAAACTGCGACCATTCCTCAGTTATCCCCATTGCAGAGAGGCTTTGAATCTGGTGAAAGGCAAAACGTATCTGATCATGGGATCATCCAGAGACATCCACAGAGATGAAAAACAGCAAAC atATCAGTACGTCCTTGGAGAGAGAACTTGGATTGAGTATTGGCCAACAGCAGAGGAATGTCAAGGGGATGAACACAGAGACACATGTCTTGGCTTAGATGAGATGCTGGAGCAGTACAGGGTGTTTGCATGTCagcaataa